Within Caldibacillus debilis DSM 16016, the genomic segment GTGCACCGATGTAGATATAGAGAGAGAGAAAAGCCGAACGATTACTATTTTTTGAGAGGGGAAATGATGAATGAAATCCACGGGCATTGTAAGGAAGGTTGACGAACTAGGACGCGTTGTAATTCCCATTGAACTGAGAAGGACTTTGGGAATTAACGAAAAGGATGCATTGGAAATTTACGTCGACGATGACAAGATCATCCTGAAAAAATACAAACCGAACATGACCTGTCAAATTACAGGCGATGTATCCGACGATAACGCGGTTCTGGCCAACGGCAAGCTCGTATTGAGCAGGGAAGGCGCAGAAATCCTGCTGAAAGAGATCAAAGAAGTTTTCCATCTTTCCTAAGGCAAAAATCGGGCCCGGGATTCAAAGATTCCGGGCTTTTTTGATTTTCCGCCCGCGGGAACTTCCCCGGGCGGAAAATTTTTGCGGTTTTAAGAAAGATCGTCCTTTTGCCCGTGATAGATCTTGTAAATCTCCCGCTTCGGCCTTTTGCGGTCCTTCGCCGCCTTTTTTATCGCTTCCATCAGCGGAAGGCCTTCATCGGCGTACCGGTTGACATGCTCCGTGACCGTAAGCTCCGCCCACCAGGCATCTTCTTCCGCCTTGTCCGATTCCGCCTGCCCTTCGACGACCAGGCAAAATTCCCCTTTCGGTTCGTTTTTTTCGGCCCATTCCGCGATTTCCGCCACCCGGCCGCGGACGTACTCTTCAAATCTTTTCGTCAGTTCCCGGGCCACCGTCATCCGCCGGTCCCCGAAGCATTCCCGGATGGCCGCCAGCGTTTCCTTCAACCGGTGGGGCGCTTCATAGAAAACAAGGGCGGCGGGAAGGCGGGCCAATCCTTCCAGGACCTCCCTTTTCTCCTTTTGCTTCCGCGGCAGGAAACCGTAAAAATAAAAGGGCTGCGGCTGGATGCCGGAAGCCGTTAAAGCTGTCAGGGCGGCGTTGGCCCCGGGCAACGCGATGACCGGAATGTCCGCTTCGATGCACAGCTCCACCATTTCATAACCCGGATCCGAGATCCCCGGCGTGCCCGCGTCACAGACGAGGGCCACCTCTTTTCCTTCCTTCAAAAATTTCAACAGCTGCTTCCCCGCCTGATTTTTGTTGTGCTCGTGGTAGCTGACGACGGTGCCGGAGATTTGGAAATGGTTTAACAATTTCATCGTCACCCGGGTATCTTCCGCGGCGATCACATCGGCTTCCTTCAAGACGCGCAGCGCCCGCAGCGTGATGTCTTCCAAATTTCCGATCGGCGTCGGAACGAGGTACAATTTTCCCCCGGGCCCGTCCGTTTGGAAACTTTTCTGGATTTTCACCCTTTTCGACTCCCTTTCCGCAAACAAAAAATCGCCGGTTTCCGGGCATTTCCGGCCTTTGTCCTTCAAGATTCAAGTATTTTCCAATCGTCAACCCTTTGCCTTCCAGTTTGTTATCCCTTT encodes:
- a CDS encoding AbrB/MazE/SpoVT family DNA-binding domain-containing protein; this encodes MKSTGIVRKVDELGRVVIPIELRRTLGINEKDALEIYVDDDKIILKKYKPNMTCQITGDVSDDNAVLANGKLVLSREGAEILLKEIKEVFHLS
- the rsmI gene encoding 16S rRNA (cytidine(1402)-2'-O)-methyltransferase, with the translated sequence MKIQKSFQTDGPGGKLYLVPTPIGNLEDITLRALRVLKEADVIAAEDTRVTMKLLNHFQISGTVVSYHEHNKNQAGKQLLKFLKEGKEVALVCDAGTPGISDPGYEMVELCIEADIPVIALPGANAALTALTASGIQPQPFYFYGFLPRKQKEKREVLEGLARLPAALVFYEAPHRLKETLAAIRECFGDRRMTVARELTKRFEEYVRGRVAEIAEWAEKNEPKGEFCLVVEGQAESDKAEEDAWWAELTVTEHVNRYADEGLPLMEAIKKAAKDRKRPKREIYKIYHGQKDDLS